Proteins encoded together in one Xenopus laevis strain J_2021 chromosome 6L, Xenopus_laevis_v10.1, whole genome shotgun sequence window:
- the fam110b.L gene encoding protein FAM110B, translated as MPTETLQAGSMGKPISPAVTFTSAVPLRILNKGPDYFRRQSEPNPKRLSAVERLEADKAKYVKSQEVINAKQEPVKPAVLAKPPICPGAKRALSSPTMKMFNNNAKTENCVQRENLKLEILKNIINSSEGSSTGSTHKQSSRNWPPNRSDSADLNRHSFAESLKVYPTQTHGSPQDSNSNISRRFLEKTTDTFLHVSHSSSDIRKVTSAKQIKAIPCSSSAAPPLPPKPKLAPLSTLKSPENDTLESGCGVSRRPSLQRSKSDLSDRYFRVDADVERFFNYCGLDPEELEKLGMENFARANSDIISLNFRSASMISSDCEQSQDSNSDLRNDDSANDRVPYGISAIERNARIIKWLYSIKQARDSQKVSHV; from the coding sequence ATGCCTACAGAAACACTACAGGCAGGTAGCATGGGGAAACCTATTAGCCCAGCTGTTACTTTCACATCTGCTGTCCCCCTCCGAATACTCAACAAAGGACCCGACTACTTCCGTCGGCAGTCCGAGCCTAATCCCAAAAGGCTCAGCGCAGTGGAGAGACTAGAAGCTGATAAGGCAAAATATGTCAAGAGCCAAGAGGTTATTAATGCCAAACAGGAACCTGTAAAGCCAGCAGTCCTTGCAAAACCTCCCATTTGCCCCGGAGCCAAAAGAGCTCTCAGTAGCCCGACCATGAAGATGTTTAACAACAATGCAAAGACTGAAAACTGTGTACAAAGAGAGAATTTGAAGCTAGAAATACTTAAAAACATTATTAACAGTTCTGAAGGCTCTAGCACGGGTTCCACGCATAAACAAAGTTCCCGAAATTGGCCTCCAAACAGGTCCGACTCCGCTGACCTCAATCGGCATTCTTTCGCGGAATCCTTGAAAGTCTACCCTACACAGACACACGGCAGCCCTCAAGACAGCAACTCCAACATCAGCAGGAGGTTTCTGGAAAAGACCACGGATACTTTTTTACATGTTTCTCACAGTTCCTCAGACATTAGGAAAGTGACCAGTGCGAAACAGATCAAAGCAATACCGTGCAGCAGCTCAGCCGCCCCACCGCTGCCTCCTAAACCCAAGCTTGCCCCTCTTTCCACCTTAAAGTCACCAGAGAATGACACTTTGGAGTCAGGATGTGGCGTCAGTCGGAGGCCTTCGCTGCAGCGGTCCAAGTCGGATTTAAGTGACCGATATTTTCGAGTTGACGCGGACGTGGAGCGTTTCTTTAATTACTGCGGACTGGATCCTGAAGAGCTTGAAAAGCTCGGAATGGAGAATTTTGCAAGGGCTAATTCCGACATCATTTCTCTAAACTTTCGCAGCGCAAGCATGATCAGCTCGGACTGTGAGCAGTCTCAGGACAGCAACAGTGACCTTAGAAACGACGACAGTGCCAATGACCGCGTCCCGTATGGCATCTCTGCAATTGAAAGGAATGCCAGGATCATCAAGTGGTTGTATAGCATTAAACAAGCCAGAGACTCCCAGAAAGTGTCCCACGTGTAA